CCTGCAAAAACGGCTGACGGATTTCGGGAAGAAACTGTCTTTGGTCATTCTTCTCATTTGTGTTATCATTTATATAGCGGGTCTGCTTCAGGGCGAAAACCCTCTGATTATGCTGCTGGTGGCTATTTCCGTTGCCGTAGCTGCTATTCCTGAATCGTTGCCGGCTGTAATAACCATTGCCCTTACCTTGGGAGCCAGGCGCCTGGTAAAGCAACAATGCCTCATCAGAAGGCTCCCTGCCGTTGAAACGCTGGGCTCGGTAACCTACATCTGCTCGGATAAAACCGGCACGCTCACTCAAAACAAAATGCAGGTCGTGGAAATTACTGCGCCTTTGAAAAGCCCCCTGCCTGGCGAAGACGCCCTGTCGGTTTTACTGCGTTGCATGATTCTGAACAACAATGCCTCCGCACAGGTAAACAACAAATGGCTGGGTGATCCAACCGAAATAGCGCTAATGGAATATGCCACTTCTAACATGCACACCAAACCACAGGATGTTGCAGCAGCCTTTCCAAGAATAGCTGAATTGCCCTTTGACTCAGAACGTAAGTGCATGACCACGATACATGCCTTTAAAGGAGCATATCTGATTATTACCAAAGGAGCTGCCGAGCCGCTAGCCGAGAAAATTGCGGATGTTGCCGCTGTTGTACAACTACAGCATGAGGCCGAACAATTATCTTCCAAAGGCATGAGGGTATTAGCCTACGGATGTAAAGTATTAAGCTCCCTCCCGAAGCAAGTACAGCCGGAAACAATAGAAAACAACCTGCATTATTGTGGCCTTGCCGCAATGATTGACCCCCCTCGGGAAGAAGTTAAAGATGCCATACGGGAGTGCAAAAATGCCGGTATTCAGCCGGTGATGATTACCGGGGACCATCCTCTTACAGCGGCCGCCATCGCCCGAGAAATTGGTATACTGGAAAAAGATCATCAGGTGTTAACCGGTCGCGAGTTGTCGGCCATGCCGGAAGATACATTTGAGGCACGCGTGGAGCAGATTCGTGTGTATGCGCGTGTTTCGCCTGAACAAAAATTAACCATCGTCAAAGCCCTGCAACACAAAAGGCACTTCGTTGCCATGACCGGTGATGGAGTGAACGATGCTCCTGCCCTGAAAAAAGCCAATATCGGCATCGCCATGGGCATCACCGGCACACAGGTCAGCAAGGAAGCAGCTGACCTCATTCTGCTGGACGACAATTTTGCTACCATTGTAAGAGCTGTGCGTGAGGGAAGGAGAATCTTTGACAACATCCGCAAATTCATTAAATACACCATGACTTCCAATGCGGGTGAAATATGGACTATCTTCCTGGCTCCTCTAGTCGGTTTACCTATACCCTTATTACCCATTCATATCCTATGGATCAATCTGGTTACCGATGGCCTACCCGGTCTTGCCCTGGCCTATGAGCCTGCGGAGAAGAATGTCATGAAGCGCTCTCCACGTCCTCCGGATGAAAGCATATTCGCCCGCGGCCTGGGCTGGCATATCCTGTGGGTAGGTTTACTCATGGGAGCCGTATGCCTGGGTGTCCAGGCATGGGCTTATCATAACAATAATGCGGCCACACAAACCATGGTATTTACCGTGTTATGTCTCAGCCAAATGGGGCACGCTTTTGCTGTACGCAGTGAATACAGGATGCTCTATCGGCAGGGTGTTTTTTCCAACCTGCACCTCGTCTCTGCTGTAGGCCTCACCTTTCTGCTTCAATTAGGCATCATTTATCTGCCCTTGGCCAACAAAGTGTTTAAAACACAGCCCCTCTCCCTCCATGAGCTATTTATTTGCCTGGTAGCATCTGCTATCGTGTTTCATGCCGTGGAGTTTGAAAAATGGATAAAAAAACCGAATGCTTGATACATCCCCTGATAGTAGATAAATCTACCCTCTCAAACGGCTGGATATTCTGAAATCCTAGACTTCCGAAACCGTACTTCTTAATATTTTGCAGCCAATCACAAGCACCTATGGGATGCCTTCTGAATCGTTATTTTTGTTGGCTATGCTTAATCCTTTTCTGCCGGGTGATAAAAAAGTGTATTGCAGAACAGTTACCGAAAGCGATATAGCCGCTTTTGAATCGGGCACGGTGCACAGGGTCTATTCTACTTTCGCACTTGCCCGCGATGCAGAATGGGCGTGCCGGCTTTTTGTGCTGGAAATGAAGGAAACCGATGAAGAAGGTATTGGCACATTCGTCAGTGTTGAACACCTTGCTCCCGCACTGATAGGTGAAACCGTAGAGTTTGAAGCCATCCTGGAGTCGGTTCGCGGCAATGAAGTTATCTGCACCTACACAGCCCGTACCCGGGATAAACTCATTGCGCGGGGCCGGCAAATACAGAAAGTATTAAAAAAGGAAAAGCTTCAGCGCCTCCTTGAAAAAGGCACCCATGAGTAACCCGGTTGTCATAAAAAACAGAAGAGCCTCCTTTGACTACCACCTGCTGGAAAAATACGTAGCAGGGATGCAGCTTACCGGCAGTGAAATCAAATCCATACGCAAGGGCAAAGCCTCCCTGAATGATGCATACTGCATTTTCCGAAAAGGTGAGCTTTGGGTAAAAAACATGCATATCGCTGAATATGAACAAGGCGCCTATGCCAACCATGAACCCCTTCGCCTGCGCAAACTGCTCCTGAAAAAAAGTGAATTGCGAAAGCTGGAAAAAAAAGTAAAAGAAAAAGGCATCACTATCATTCCCGTTTCCGTGTTTATTTCTGAACGCGGTTTTGCAAAAATGGAAATAGCCCTGGCAAAAGGGAAAAAGACCTACGATAAACGTGAAAGTATTAAAGAAAAAGAATCCAAACGTGCACTGAACCGACTCCTGAAACGCCACTAAGCTCCGAGACTTTATCGTAAGATTTTCCAGAAAAGAGCACTCCCCCTGCTGACAGCGAAGGTTGGCGCCTTTGGCCGTCTTCTGCAATACGCTGCCAGTTTATTATTTTTGTAACTGATTGCTAATTGAAAAAAACTATTGTTATGGCTTTTGATTTTGATATGATTAAAGCGGTGTACGAACGCTTTCCCCACCGGATTGAGAAAGCAAGAAAAGTACTGAACCGTCCCCTCACGCTGACCGAAAAAATCCTTTATGCTCACCTGTACAACCCGGATGAAATTCAGGACTTCACCCGAGGCAAAGCTTACGTAGATTTTGCTCCCGACAGAGTAGCCATGCAGGATGCTACTGCTCAGATGGCTTTGCTTCAGTTTATGCAGGCTGGCAAAAACAAAACCGCAGTACCCACCACTGTGCACTGTGACCACCTCATTCAGGCCGAAGCAGGGGCAGATCCGGACCTTAAAAAAGCCCTCAATGAAAACAAAGAAGTGTATGACTTTCTGGCCTCTGTTTCCAACAAATACGGCATAGGTTTCTGGAAACCCGGTGCCGGCATCATTCATCAGGTAGTATTGGAACAATATGCTTTTCCGGGAGGAATGATGATAGGCACCGACTCCCACACCGTGAATGCCGGTGGTCTTGGGATGATTGCCATTGGCGTGGGTGGAGCTGATGCCGTAGATGTTATGGCCGGCATGCCGTGGGAGCTTAAGATGCCAAAACTCATCGGGGTAAAACTTACCGGCAAACTCAGTGGCTGGACCTCCGCAAAAGACGTCATCCTTAAGGTGGCCGGCATACTAACCGTAAAAGGCGGCACCGGATACATCCTGGAATATTTTGGGGAAGGTGCATATAAAATCAGCTGCACCGGCAAAGGCACCATTTGCAACATGGGAGCCGAAATAGGCGCCACCACCTCCACCTTTGGATATGATGAATCCATGAAACGCTATCTGGAAGCTACCGGAAGACAAGAAGTGGCAGCAGAAGCCGAAAAAATAAAAGAGCACCTCACTGCCGACCCCGAAGTGTATGCCCATCCTGAAAAATACTTTGATCAGGTTATTGAAATTGACCTCTCCAAACTGGAGCCCCATATCAACGGACCTTACACACCCGATCGGGCTTGGCCTCTATCAGAATTTGCTAAAGCCGTAAAAGAAAATGGGTGGCCGGCCAAACTGGAAGTGGGACTTATCGGGTCCTGCACCAACTCTTCATACGAAGACCTTACCCGAGCAGCCCATGTGGCTAAGAGCGCCTTGAAAAAAGGTTTGAAGGCCAAATCTGAATTTACGGTCACTCCCGGCTCAGAGCAGGTGCGCTACACTGCCGAACGGGATGGACTACTGAAAGTATTCGAAGACCTGGGCGGAGTAGTATTGGCCAATGCCTGTGGCCCCTGTATCGGCCAATGGAAACGACACAATGCCACTCCTGAAAATCCCAACTCCATCATCACCTCCTTCAACCGCAATTTTGCCAAGCGCAATGATGGCAATCCCAATACACACGCTTTTGTGGCCTCACCAGAAATCGTCACGGCTATGGCTATTGCCGGTGATCTCACCTTTAATCCTATGACCGATACGCTCCCCAATGAAAATGGGGAACAGGTAAAGCTGGAAGAACCTCTGGGCATTGAGCTCCCGCCCAAAGGCTTTGATGTAAAAGACCCCGGTTATCAGCCT
The Chitinophagales bacterium genome window above contains:
- a CDS encoding ATPase, whose translation is MNRDPHQSLKPWHVLNVEEVLNVLRSSSDGLSDEEAAKRLNTHGPNKLNEKQGKAWWQILFQQFSDFLILILLAAALISGIIGDLTDAIVIMVIVVLNALIGFIQEFRAERALAALKKLAAPAALVKRNGKLMQIATADLVPGDWVVIEAGDIVPADVRLTEVTSLRIEEASLTGESYPSEKTTDSIADEEIPPGDRSNMAFKGTMVTYGRGAGVVVATGMQTEMGKIATLLQEEESTTPLQKRLTDFGKKLSLVILLICVIIYIAGLLQGENPLIMLLVAISVAVAAIPESLPAVITIALTLGARRLVKQQCLIRRLPAVETLGSVTYICSDKTGTLTQNKMQVVEITAPLKSPLPGEDALSVLLRCMILNNNASAQVNNKWLGDPTEIALMEYATSNMHTKPQDVAAAFPRIAELPFDSERKCMTTIHAFKGAYLIITKGAAEPLAEKIADVAAVVQLQHEAEQLSSKGMRVLAYGCKVLSSLPKQVQPETIENNLHYCGLAAMIDPPREEVKDAIRECKNAGIQPVMITGDHPLTAAAIAREIGILEKDHQVLTGRELSAMPEDTFEARVEQIRVYARVSPEQKLTIVKALQHKRHFVAMTGDGVNDAPALKKANIGIAMGITGTQVSKEAADLILLDDNFATIVRAVREGRRIFDNIRKFIKYTMTSNAGEIWTIFLAPLVGLPIPLLPIHILWINLVTDGLPGLALAYEPAEKNVMKRSPRPPDESIFARGLGWHILWVGLLMGAVCLGVQAWAYHNNNAATQTMVFTVLCLSQMGHAFAVRSEYRMLYRQGVFSNLHLVSAVGLTFLLQLGIIYLPLANKVFKTQPLSLHELFICLVASAIVFHAVEFEKWIKKPNA
- the smpB gene encoding SsrA-binding protein — its product is MSNPVVIKNRRASFDYHLLEKYVAGMQLTGSEIKSIRKGKASLNDAYCIFRKGELWVKNMHIAEYEQGAYANHEPLRLRKLLLKKSELRKLEKKVKEKGITIIPVSVFISERGFAKMEIALAKGKKTYDKRESIKEKESKRALNRLLKRH
- the acn gene encoding aconitate hydratase produces the protein MAFDFDMIKAVYERFPHRIEKARKVLNRPLTLTEKILYAHLYNPDEIQDFTRGKAYVDFAPDRVAMQDATAQMALLQFMQAGKNKTAVPTTVHCDHLIQAEAGADPDLKKALNENKEVYDFLASVSNKYGIGFWKPGAGIIHQVVLEQYAFPGGMMIGTDSHTVNAGGLGMIAIGVGGADAVDVMAGMPWELKMPKLIGVKLTGKLSGWTSAKDVILKVAGILTVKGGTGYILEYFGEGAYKISCTGKGTICNMGAEIGATTSTFGYDESMKRYLEATGRQEVAAEAEKIKEHLTADPEVYAHPEKYFDQVIEIDLSKLEPHINGPYTPDRAWPLSEFAKAVKENGWPAKLEVGLIGSCTNSSYEDLTRAAHVAKSALKKGLKAKSEFTVTPGSEQVRYTAERDGLLKVFEDLGGVVLANACGPCIGQWKRHNATPENPNSIITSFNRNFAKRNDGNPNTHAFVASPEIVTAMAIAGDLTFNPMTDTLPNENGEQVKLEEPLGIELPPKGFDVKDPGYQPPASDGSKVQVIVKPDSERLQLLEPFKPWEGTDLKGLKLLIKVKGKCTTDHISMAGPWLRYRGHLDNISNNTLIGAVNYFNDKTNSVKNQLTGNYEEVPKVARAYKAHNIGWIVVGDENYGEGSSREHAAMQPRYLGGRAILARSFARIHETNLKKQGMLALTFANPADYDKIQEDDTIDIIGLTDFRPGVPLTIVLHHKDGTTEEFKANHSFNEQQIEWFKAGSALNLIKEKEKQLT